A single window of Takifugu flavidus isolate HTHZ2018 unplaced genomic scaffold, ASM371156v2 ctg617, whole genome shotgun sequence DNA harbors:
- the LOC130520968 gene encoding arpin-like isoform X1, producing MSRIYNNTSLQNKSVHNEKYDGVWSPSVYDSGEGVLLEGMLNDVSRHSINDDKNQKSRFYVLYVKPSRIHRRRFDASGNEIESNFSDTKKVNTGFLMSSYKVEAKGKSDCVSEDQLSAIVNKPELVKITDQYRPSGTWAFWYPESEMDKTELETGQEIRLKTRGNSPFIFSLAKMDGGTVTRCNFAGDQMAGASWTDKIMANKADAATSQASGGEGAGEDEWDD from the exons ATGAGCCGAATTTATAATAACACGTCTTTACAAAATAAATCGGTGCACAATGAGAAATATGATGGCGTTTGGTCTCCTTCTGTGTATGACAG TGGTGAGGGTGTCCTGCTGGAAGGAATGCTGAATGATGTCTCCAGACATTCAATCAATGATGACAAAAACCAAAAG AGCCGCTTCTACGTGCTGTACGTCAAACCCAGCCGCATCCATCGGAGAAGGTTTGATGCCAGCGGCAACGAGATCGAGTCAAACTTCAGTGACACCAAAAAGGTCAACACTGGTTTCCTCATGTCCTCCTACA AGGTGGAGGCTAAAGGAAAGTCCGACTGTGTCTCTGAAGATCAGCTGTCAGCAATCGTCAACAAACCAGAGCTGGTGAAGATAACGGACCAGTACCGGCCCAGCGGTACCTGGGCCTTCTGGTACCCAGAGTCAGAGATGGACAAAACCGAGCTGGAAACAGGACAGGAAATCCGTCTGAAGACCAGAGGAAACAGTCCTTTTATAT TCTCCCTGGCCAAGATGGACGGCGGTACGGTGACCAGGTGTAACTTTGCCGGAGATCAAATGGCCGGAGCATCGTGGACAGACAAGATCATGGCGAACAAAGCAGACGCTGCGACCTCGCAGGCGtcgggaggagaaggagcaggagaggacgaATGG
- the LOC130520968 gene encoding arpin-like isoform X2 — MSRIYNNTSLQNKSVHNEKYDGVWSPSVYDSGEGVLLEGMLNDVSRHSINDDKNQKSRFYVLYVKPSRIHRRRFDASGNEIESNFSDTKKVNTGFLMSSYKVEAKGKSDCVSEDQLSAIVNKPELVKITDQYRPSGTWAFWYPESEMDKTELETGQEIRLKTRGNSPFIWHSWVSPLHNPAACPSTDLRSHGE; from the exons ATGAGCCGAATTTATAATAACACGTCTTTACAAAATAAATCGGTGCACAATGAGAAATATGATGGCGTTTGGTCTCCTTCTGTGTATGACAG TGGTGAGGGTGTCCTGCTGGAAGGAATGCTGAATGATGTCTCCAGACATTCAATCAATGATGACAAAAACCAAAAG AGCCGCTTCTACGTGCTGTACGTCAAACCCAGCCGCATCCATCGGAGAAGGTTTGATGCCAGCGGCAACGAGATCGAGTCAAACTTCAGTGACACCAAAAAGGTCAACACTGGTTTCCTCATGTCCTCCTACA AGGTGGAGGCTAAAGGAAAGTCCGACTGTGTCTCTGAAGATCAGCTGTCAGCAATCGTCAACAAACCAGAGCTGGTGAAGATAACGGACCAGTACCGGCCCAGCGGTACCTGGGCCTTCTGGTACCCAGAGTCAGAGATGGACAAAACCGAGCTGGAAACAGGACAGGAAATCCGTCTGAAGACCAGAGGAAACAGTCCTTTTATAT GGCACTCTTGGGTTTCCCCCCTACACAACCCTGCGGCCTGTCCGAGCACTGACCTTCGCAGCCACGGGGAGTGA